The Arcobacter sp. LA11 genome includes a region encoding these proteins:
- a CDS encoding molybdopterin molybdotransferase MoeA translates to MRNFINYDESLRILDSINFKAKTKEKLFLMNAIGRVLAQDIIADHNSPEFPTSGMDGYAIKFDNQKNKTIKIIDKNPAGTVVESKVEEGVCIKTFTGSLMPQGSDTLIPIENVEVKNDTIIITKEVPFGFATRSVGENYKKDEILIKEGTIVGFAEIGVLASLNITQVPVYCMPTVAIASTGSEILDLGEIQTNDAQIRSSNHLTIEALAKKAGANTLQMGIVKDDIDSITQLLETALEKSDIVVTTGGVSVGDYDFVQDVIKDKLKAEVLFHGVTIKPGMHLLAAITNGKLIIALPGFAYSSTVCAILYLLPMIYKYERANKQLPIVKARINQDFPLKMKKTIFTACNVKYEDNEYKIDFEGKKQGTSAILTNMLESPALLIQKEHSENIKSGDLVDILLLNELK, encoded by the coding sequence ATGAGAAATTTTATAAATTATGATGAGTCTTTAAGAATACTAGATAGTATAAATTTTAAAGCAAAGACTAAGGAAAAGCTTTTTTTAATGAATGCTATTGGAAGAGTTTTAGCACAAGATATTATTGCAGATCACAATAGCCCAGAATTTCCCACTTCAGGAATGGATGGATACGCAATTAAGTTTGATAATCAAAAAAATAAAACAATTAAAATTATAGATAAAAATCCTGCGGGAACAGTTGTTGAATCTAAAGTAGAAGAAGGTGTATGTATTAAAACTTTTACAGGTTCATTAATGCCACAAGGTAGTGACACTTTGATACCTATAGAAAATGTTGAAGTGAAAAATGACACTATAATCATAACAAAAGAAGTACCTTTTGGTTTTGCTACTAGATCAGTTGGTGAAAACTATAAAAAAGATGAAATTCTTATAAAAGAAGGAACAATAGTTGGTTTCGCAGAAATTGGAGTATTAGCATCATTAAATATAACTCAAGTTCCTGTATATTGTATGCCCACAGTTGCAATTGCGAGTACAGGAAGTGAGATATTAGACTTAGGTGAAATTCAAACAAATGATGCACAAATTAGAAGTTCTAATCATCTTACTATTGAAGCGTTAGCAAAAAAAGCTGGTGCAAATACTTTACAAATGGGTATTGTTAAAGATGATATTGATTCAATAACACAATTACTTGAAACTGCTTTAGAAAAATCTGATATAGTTGTAACAACTGGCGGTGTATCTGTTGGTGATTACGATTTTGTTCAAGATGTAATAAAAGACAAACTAAAAGCAGAAGTTTTATTTCATGGGGTAACTATCAAACCAGGTATGCATTTACTTGCGGCTATTACAAATGGGAAGCTTATTATTGCACTTCCAGGTTTTGCGTACTCTTCAACTGTATGTGCTATTTTATACCTATTGCCAATGATTTACAAATATGAAAGAGCAAATAAACAACTACCAATTGTAAAAGCAAGGATAAATCAAGATTTTCCTTTAAAAATGAAAAAAACAATTTTTACTGCATGTAATGTAAAATATGAAGACAATGAATATAAAATTGATTTTGAAGGGAAAAAACAAGGTACAAGTGCAATTTTAACTAATATGTTAGAAAGCCCTGCTCTTTTAATTCAAAAAGAGCATAGTGAAAATATTAAATCTGGTGACTTAGTAGATATCCTACTTTTAAACGAATTGAAATAA